One Candidatus Deferrimicrobium borealis genomic window carries:
- a CDS encoding PEP-CTERM sorting domain-containing protein, protein MKRNLFNLLIAVGAVLGVLAATPSYAAPVEVGDVVTFAYAANHPAGFPGGAFTISKSGSQLFDSFCLEYNEYISIPNGKYLVYDISNRAYDGGTDASEIPNLSGDPISSETALLYSRFLSGSYRDSESQRILQYAIWILEDERTYAQISYDAEVAALIASTAGASGNYGIGVMNIVKMVQDASGNWVESKELAQSQLVYVPEPGTLLLLGSGLLGLALTGARKKFRK, encoded by the coding sequence ATGAAAAGGAACCTGTTCAACTTGCTGATAGCAGTCGGGGCGGTTTTAGGCGTCCTGGCGGCGACACCATCGTACGCGGCACCGGTGGAAGTAGGCGATGTCGTTACTTTCGCATACGCCGCGAATCATCCGGCTGGTTTTCCCGGTGGCGCATTCACGATTTCGAAGAGCGGGTCGCAACTATTCGATTCTTTCTGCCTTGAATATAATGAGTACATCAGTATCCCTAACGGAAAGTATTTGGTTTATGATATCAGCAATAGAGCGTACGACGGTGGAACAGATGCAAGTGAAATTCCAAATCTTTCTGGAGATCCGATTTCCTCCGAAACTGCCTTGTTGTACAGCAGGTTCCTGAGTGGTTCCTACAGAGATTCCGAATCACAGAGAATTCTCCAATATGCAATTTGGATTCTTGAGGATGAAAGGACGTACGCTCAAATTTCTTATGATGCTGAAGTGGCGGCGCTCATAGCGTCGACCGCGGGTGCCAGTGGTAATTACGGTATCGGTGTGATGAATATCGTGAAGATGGTCCAGGATGCTTCCGGAAATTGGGTGGAGAGCAAGGAACTGGCGCAAAGCCAGTTGGTGTATGTCCCTGAGCCCGGAACGCTGCTCCTACTGGGCTCCGGCCTCCTGGGTCTGGCGTTAACGGGCGCGAGGAAGAAGTTCCGCAAGTAA
- a CDS encoding tetratricopeptide repeat protein — MNGLAGRFLGSCLALVFLFSCSSTPAELVAKHTKRGDEYAQKEQYKEAVIEYKNAVKAGPNDAALRYKLAKAALEAREFPTAFQELQKTVELDPNNYEAQTKLGEIYVAVGKTEEAAQIADNLVKSRPQDPQGYILKSGIAARAGKVDEAIAQLKKAVELDPKAIRPILTIGNLYLLKRDRKSAMEWYDKALAAAPDAPEVHVARGNLFFATGERDEGEKEYRKAIELSKEKENLRIALAEHYLYQGRMDDSEKELNAVIKEMNSQKARKVLAEIKLETGKPEEAKPLVDAILKENEKDLDGKYLKGRIALSEKRVEDAKALFAEVIKQDAAMARAHLYNGLTEILQGYVDVGTKEVQEAVRLDPNNVRARLVLGEVYLKSNAPAAAEQEAVEVLRRNPSNVQAAVLYGDSFLARKEWKKAEQVYEAMVKQMPKNPMGYYKMGLVRKFQGKPSEAAGFFSQAVERNPKDLASVNEYLFALLAAKQPEKAKQVLNEYVAKEPKNALVWETAGRFHLAMREPAEAESAFLKAIELAPDFTQPYYQLGVLYISQKKLPEADAKLSKVIEKNDKNVGAHTLLGVVRNSMGKIDEANKEYRRALELSPKNALAANNLASNLSDHGGNLDEALKFAQVAREAAPEDPNVADTLGWIYFKKGLFDTAYPLISDASKKLEKNAVIRYHHGMVLSKKGKTKEAAAELRAALALDANFQGAAEAKKELATLK; from the coding sequence ATGAACGGTCTGGCCGGTCGGTTCCTTGGTTCCTGCCTTGCGCTGGTATTTCTCTTTTCCTGCTCGAGCACCCCGGCCGAGCTGGTGGCCAAGCATACGAAGCGGGGGGACGAGTACGCGCAGAAGGAGCAGTACAAGGAGGCGGTGATCGAGTACAAGAACGCCGTGAAGGCGGGGCCCAACGATGCCGCGCTCCGGTACAAGCTCGCCAAGGCCGCCCTGGAGGCGAGGGAGTTCCCCACGGCCTTCCAGGAACTTCAGAAAACGGTCGAGTTGGATCCGAACAATTACGAGGCGCAGACGAAGCTGGGCGAGATCTACGTGGCGGTGGGAAAAACGGAGGAGGCGGCGCAGATCGCGGACAACCTGGTGAAGAGCCGGCCGCAGGACCCGCAAGGGTACATCCTCAAGTCGGGGATTGCGGCGCGGGCGGGGAAGGTCGACGAGGCGATCGCGCAGTTGAAGAAGGCGGTGGAGCTCGACCCCAAGGCGATCCGGCCCATTCTGACCATCGGCAATCTCTATCTGTTGAAGCGCGACCGGAAGAGCGCGATGGAGTGGTACGACAAGGCGCTGGCGGCGGCCCCGGACGCCCCGGAGGTGCACGTCGCGAGGGGGAACCTCTTCTTCGCCACCGGGGAGCGGGACGAGGGGGAGAAGGAGTACCGGAAGGCGATCGAGCTGAGCAAGGAGAAGGAGAACCTGCGGATCGCGCTGGCGGAGCATTACCTCTATCAGGGACGGATGGATGACTCGGAGAAGGAACTGAACGCGGTCATCAAGGAGATGAATTCGCAGAAGGCCCGCAAGGTCCTGGCGGAGATCAAGCTCGAGACCGGCAAGCCCGAAGAGGCCAAGCCCCTGGTCGACGCGATCCTGAAAGAAAACGAGAAGGACCTGGACGGCAAGTACCTGAAGGGGAGGATCGCGCTCTCCGAGAAACGGGTGGAGGACGCCAAGGCGCTGTTCGCGGAAGTGATCAAGCAGGACGCCGCCATGGCGCGCGCGCACCTCTACAACGGGCTGACCGAGATCCTGCAGGGGTACGTCGACGTCGGGACAAAGGAGGTCCAGGAAGCCGTCCGGCTGGACCCGAACAACGTCCGGGCCCGGCTGGTCCTGGGCGAGGTCTACCTGAAGTCGAACGCGCCGGCGGCGGCGGAACAGGAGGCGGTCGAGGTGCTGCGCCGGAACCCGTCCAACGTGCAGGCGGCCGTTTTGTACGGCGATTCCTTCCTGGCGCGGAAGGAGTGGAAGAAGGCCGAGCAGGTGTACGAGGCGATGGTCAAGCAGATGCCGAAGAATCCCATGGGCTATTACAAGATGGGGCTCGTGAGGAAGTTCCAGGGCAAGCCTTCCGAGGCGGCGGGGTTCTTCTCCCAGGCGGTCGAACGGAATCCGAAGGACCTTGCGTCGGTCAACGAATACCTCTTCGCCCTGCTGGCCGCGAAGCAGCCGGAGAAGGCGAAACAGGTTCTGAACGAGTACGTCGCGAAGGAACCGAAGAACGCGCTGGTGTGGGAAACGGCGGGACGTTTTCACCTGGCGATGCGGGAACCGGCGGAGGCGGAGAGCGCCTTCCTGAAGGCGATCGAGCTGGCCCCCGACTTCACCCAGCCGTACTACCAGCTGGGCGTCCTGTACATCTCCCAGAAGAAGCTGCCGGAGGCCGACGCGAAGTTGAGCAAGGTGATCGAGAAGAACGACAAGAACGTCGGCGCCCACACGCTCCTGGGCGTCGTGCGGAATTCCATGGGGAAGATCGACGAGGCGAACAAGGAGTACCGGCGCGCCCTGGAGCTGTCACCGAAAAACGCGCTGGCGGCGAACAACCTCGCCTCCAACCTGTCGGATCACGGCGGCAACCTGGACGAGGCGCTGAAATTCGCCCAGGTCGCGCGGGAAGCGGCCCCGGAAGACCCGAACGTCGCGGATACCCTCGGCTGGATCTATTTCAAGAAGGGGCTGTTCGACACGGCCTACCCGTTGATCTCGGACGCGTCGAAGAAGCTGGAGAAAAACGCCGTCATCCGGTACCACCACGGGATGGTGCTGTCGAAGAAGGGGAAGACGAAGGAGGCGGCGGCGGAGCTGCGGGCGGCGCTGGCGCTGGACGCGAATTTCCAGGGGGCGGCGGAGGCGAAGAAGGAGCTGGCCACCCTGAAATAA
- a CDS encoding sugar transferase, translated as MNHVLTQIHQALRQGDVESSRRVRSAREFASILNRERDRTDRTGQEFSLVVFETGDGSRRSASVRNFVAILAQRIRPTDDIGWLEDGRIAAALPHTVPDGAWKFVENVRRALGESAPAPDCTVYAYPSRWITRTGGESSQAGPSDKPAPSQPGIPFPKMKHSRVESGDPAQPLEALGPHFLQPIPFWKRAIDVLGSLAAMILLSPLALMVALLIMIVSPGPLFFRQERVGYLGRRFTLWKFRTMHVNADTAVHQKHLRELMASGKEMTKLDNDKDQRIIPFGSILRATGLDELPQLVNVLLGEMSLVGPRPCLSYEASAFLPWQMRRFDAVPGLTGLWQVSGKNRTTFREMMALDVRYAKRPALPLDVMIFLKTVPAIVRQVVDRPSMAPVRAKWQAIAAFRVLPHAAGVNRRTHRGRRCPRSLRSHRFRLTASGSSFQIRGYLLNDKSLDRNGSASQWR; from the coding sequence GTGAATCACGTTCTCACCCAGATTCACCAGGCCTTGCGGCAAGGTGACGTCGAGAGTTCCCGCCGCGTCCGTTCCGCCAGGGAGTTCGCCTCGATCCTCAACCGGGAGCGCGACCGCACCGACCGGACGGGCCAGGAATTCTCCCTGGTGGTCTTCGAGACCGGCGACGGTTCCCGCAGATCCGCCTCCGTACGGAACTTCGTGGCCATACTGGCGCAGCGGATCCGTCCCACCGACGACATCGGGTGGCTCGAGGACGGCCGCATCGCCGCCGCGCTCCCTCACACGGTCCCGGACGGCGCATGGAAGTTCGTCGAAAACGTCCGCCGGGCCCTCGGCGAAAGCGCTCCCGCGCCGGACTGCACGGTGTACGCCTACCCTTCCCGCTGGATCACCCGGACCGGCGGGGAATCGTCCCAGGCCGGGCCCTCCGACAAACCTGCGCCCTCGCAGCCGGGGATCCCCTTCCCCAAGATGAAACATTCCAGGGTCGAAAGCGGGGACCCCGCGCAGCCCCTGGAAGCGCTGGGGCCGCATTTCCTTCAACCGATCCCCTTCTGGAAACGCGCGATCGATGTTTTGGGATCGCTGGCCGCCATGATCCTCCTCTCGCCGCTGGCCCTCATGGTCGCGCTGCTCATCATGATCGTTTCGCCCGGCCCGCTCTTCTTCCGCCAGGAACGGGTCGGCTACCTCGGCAGGCGGTTCACCCTCTGGAAGTTCCGCACCATGCACGTGAACGCCGACACCGCCGTGCATCAGAAGCACCTGCGCGAACTGATGGCCAGCGGGAAAGAGATGACCAAGCTGGACAACGACAAGGACCAACGGATCATCCCCTTCGGTTCCATCCTTCGCGCGACCGGCCTCGACGAACTCCCGCAACTGGTGAACGTCCTCCTGGGGGAGATGAGCCTCGTCGGGCCGCGTCCCTGCCTGTCCTACGAGGCCAGCGCGTTCCTCCCCTGGCAGATGCGGCGGTTCGACGCGGTCCCGGGCCTCACCGGCCTGTGGCAGGTGAGCGGGAAGAACCGGACGACGTTCCGGGAGATGATGGCGCTGGACGTCCGCTACGCGAAGAGGCCGGCGCTCCCGCTCGACGTGATGATCTTCCTGAAGACCGTCCCCGCGATCGTCCGCCAGGTGGTCGACCGGCCTTCGATGGCCCCGGTTCGCGCGAAATGGCAAGCCATTGCCGCCTTCCGTGTCCTGCCTCACGCGGCGGGGGTCAACAGGCGAACCCATCGGGGCAGGCGGTGTCCTCGGTCTCTTCGCAGCCATCGTTTCCGCCTGACGGCTTCGGGAAGCTCATTCCAGATCCGTGGATACTTGCTGAACGACAAATCTCTGGACCGTAATGGATCGGCGAGTCAATGGCGATGA
- the gltX gene encoding glutamate--tRNA ligase, translated as MPDVVTRFAPSPTGFLHIGGARTALFNLLYARKAGGKFILRIEDTDQERSTPEAVQAILDGMTWLGIAWDEGPHFQMERMELYRKEAERLLREGKAYRCVCTKEELDARREKMTALKEKPRYDGRCRDLPPGATEGKPSVLRFKTPHTGRTVVHDLLRGDVVYENAELDDLVFLRSDGSPTYNFVVVIDDASMGITHVLRGDDHLNNTPKQVLLYEALGYPLPKFGHFPLIHGMEGGKLSKRQDDVSVTAYREKGFLPEAMVNYLVRLGWGHGDQEIFSMVEMQDLFSLEHVGKSPSKFNLDKLLHLNAHYIKMAEPSLLANLLVPFLAKRGIDAKPSRWLTSVVRTLLERARTLEEMAESAEYYFRPKPADPKAATKFLTPAIAPVLLEIAEAFSALEDFNADVEDALKEAVERSGGDLKVHQPIRRRPGGTAPGVLGGGSGGEVWGPSGGARWLALARPRRIVPRWGGFGFPWLKVSGFDPAPPGPGPGLGPGPGPPPGENPVRTRPGPRKRGGFFSPLPPQKTPPGPPHPWGGPPQKPPLGWVFKPNPFSPGPPFPPLPSGKTFPPSKRTYPFFPGPGG; from the coding sequence ATGCCGGACGTCGTGACGCGCTTCGCACCCAGCCCCACGGGATTCCTCCACATCGGCGGCGCCCGGACCGCCCTCTTCAACCTCCTCTACGCGCGGAAGGCCGGCGGCAAATTCATCCTGCGGATCGAGGACACCGACCAGGAGCGGTCCACGCCCGAGGCGGTCCAGGCGATCCTCGACGGGATGACGTGGCTCGGCATCGCCTGGGACGAGGGCCCGCACTTCCAGATGGAGCGGATGGAGCTGTACCGGAAGGAGGCGGAGCGTTTACTGCGCGAAGGGAAGGCGTACCGGTGCGTCTGCACGAAAGAGGAGCTCGACGCGCGCCGGGAGAAGATGACCGCGCTCAAGGAGAAACCCCGGTACGACGGCCGGTGCCGCGACCTTCCCCCCGGGGCGACGGAGGGGAAGCCTTCCGTCCTCCGGTTCAAGACACCGCACACGGGACGGACGGTGGTGCACGACCTGCTGCGCGGCGACGTGGTCTACGAGAACGCGGAGCTCGACGACCTGGTGTTCCTGCGCTCCGACGGGTCGCCGACGTACAACTTCGTCGTCGTGATCGACGACGCGTCGATGGGGATCACCCACGTCCTGCGAGGGGACGACCACCTGAACAACACCCCGAAGCAGGTCCTCCTCTACGAGGCTCTCGGCTACCCCCTGCCGAAGTTCGGCCACTTCCCCCTGATCCACGGGATGGAAGGGGGGAAACTCTCGAAACGCCAGGACGACGTGTCGGTGACGGCGTACCGGGAGAAGGGATTCCTCCCCGAAGCGATGGTGAACTACCTCGTCCGTCTCGGGTGGGGGCACGGCGACCAGGAGATCTTCTCCATGGTGGAGATGCAGGACCTCTTCTCCCTGGAGCACGTCGGCAAGTCCCCTTCGAAATTCAACCTCGACAAGCTCCTCCACCTCAACGCCCACTACATCAAAATGGCGGAACCTTCGCTGCTCGCGAACCTCCTCGTCCCCTTCCTCGCGAAACGCGGGATCGACGCGAAACCTTCCCGGTGGCTCACCTCCGTCGTGCGGACGTTGCTGGAGAGGGCCCGCACCCTCGAGGAGATGGCCGAATCCGCGGAATACTACTTCCGCCCGAAGCCGGCGGATCCGAAAGCGGCGACGAAGTTCCTCACCCCGGCGATCGCCCCGGTGCTCCTCGAGATCGCCGAGGCGTTTTCCGCCCTCGAGGACTTCAACGCCGACGTGGAGGATGCGCTGAAAGAAGCGGTGGAGCGCAGCGGGGGGGACCTGAAGGTCCACCAGCCGATCCGCCGTCGCCCTGGGGGGACCGCCCCCGGGGTTTTGGGGGGGGGTTCCGGCGGCGAGGTGTGGGGCCCCTCGGGGGGGGCCCGGTGGTTGGCGCTTGCGCGGCCCCGGCGGATTGTTCCCCGTTGGGGGGGTTTTGGGTTCCCGTGGTTGAAGGTTTCCGGGTTCGACCCGGCCCCCCCCGGGCCCGGCCCTGGTCTGGGGCCCGGCCCCGGGCCCCCCCCCGGGGAAAACCCGGTTCGAACCCGCCCCGGCCCCCGGAAAAGGGGGGGTTTTTTTTCACCCCTTCCCCCCCAAAAAACGCCCCCGGGGCCCCCCCACCCATGGGGGGGCCCCCCCCAAAAACCCCCCCTTGGATGGGTTTTTAAACCAAACCCTTTTTCCCCCGGCCCCCCTTTCCCCCCCCTTCCCTCCGGCAAAACGTTCCCGCCTTCGAAACGAACGTACCCCTTTTTCCCGGGCCCGGGGGGGTAA
- the amrB gene encoding AmmeMemoRadiSam system protein B, which produces MKRMPAVSGQFYPGTASGLSRALLALTREVDAPEPAIGVVAPHAGYVYSGAVAGEVFSTVRVPGRAVLFCPNHTGIGEDAAIMSHGAWRMPWGDVPIDEELAARLEAACPLLREDPSAHSREHAIEVQLPFLHRFRPDVRIVPVALGRLSLEECRDLGESVADAIAGDPERPLLVASSDMSHYVPDAVARKKDRLAIDRMLALDPEGLYATVRTERISMCGVLPATVVLFAARRLGATSARLIRYATSGDVSRDFEQVVGYAGLAFR; this is translated from the coding sequence ATGAAGCGGATGCCCGCCGTCTCCGGACAGTTCTACCCCGGGACCGCCTCCGGCCTTTCCCGGGCGCTCCTCGCGCTCACCCGGGAGGTCGATGCGCCGGAACCGGCGATCGGGGTCGTCGCCCCCCACGCGGGATACGTCTATTCCGGCGCCGTCGCGGGGGAAGTCTTCTCCACCGTCCGGGTCCCCGGCAGGGCCGTGCTCTTCTGCCCGAACCACACGGGAATCGGGGAGGATGCCGCCATCATGTCCCACGGGGCGTGGCGGATGCCGTGGGGGGACGTCCCCATCGACGAGGAGCTCGCCGCCCGCCTCGAGGCCGCCTGCCCCCTCCTGCGGGAGGACCCGTCGGCCCATTCCCGGGAGCATGCGATCGAGGTCCAGCTTCCGTTCCTTCACCGGTTCCGGCCGGACGTGCGCATCGTCCCGGTCGCCCTCGGGCGCCTCTCCCTCGAGGAGTGCCGGGACCTCGGGGAGAGCGTGGCGGACGCGATCGCCGGGGACCCCGAGCGTCCCCTGCTGGTCGCCAGCTCCGACATGTCCCACTACGTGCCCGACGCCGTGGCGCGGAAAAAGGACCGGCTGGCGATCGACCGGATGCTGGCCCTCGACCCCGAAGGTCTTTACGCGACCGTCCGGACCGAGCGGATCTCGATGTGCGGGGTGCTGCCGGCCACGGTCGTCCTCTTCGCCGCCCGCCGTCTTGGCGCAACCTCGGCCCGTCTGATAAGATACGCCACCTCCGGCGACGTCAGCCGGGATTTCGAACAGGTGGTCGGGTACGCGGGGCTCGCCTTCCGCTGA
- a CDS encoding DUF177 domain-containing protein, whose protein sequence is MYIRVSEIPGGGLDLFASRGKASIPRVLEGMDPAPLRELKLVDADLLLTVEKGDLWIEGSFEARGEGFCDRCSEPVTLRLGKAFQTFLMPKSRDRAASGSVELHEEDLDVGYYDGTGVETNDILWEQVALELPLKVVCSEACRGICPVCGKNRNLEECSCVPGDAPGPFEILKNLKGKKE, encoded by the coding sequence TTGTACATCCGGGTGTCCGAGATTCCCGGGGGCGGACTGGACCTGTTCGCCTCCCGGGGAAAGGCGTCGATCCCCCGCGTTCTCGAAGGGATGGACCCCGCGCCGTTGCGGGAACTGAAGCTGGTCGACGCGGACCTGCTCCTGACGGTCGAGAAAGGCGATCTCTGGATCGAGGGGTCGTTCGAAGCGCGGGGGGAAGGTTTTTGCGACCGTTGCTCCGAGCCGGTGACGCTCCGGCTCGGGAAGGCGTTCCAGACGTTCCTGATGCCGAAGAGCCGGGATCGGGCCGCCTCCGGATCGGTCGAACTTCACGAGGAAGACCTCGATGTCGGGTATTATGACGGCACGGGGGTCGAGACGAACGACATCCTGTGGGAGCAGGTGGCCCTCGAGCTCCCGTTGAAGGTCGTCTGTTCCGAAGCGTGCCGGGGGATCTGCCCCGTGTGCGGGAAGAACCGGAACCTGGAGGAGTGCTCCTGCGTCCCGGGGGACGCGCCGGGCCCGTTCGAAATTCTCAAGAACCTGAAAGGGAAAAAGGAGTAG
- the rpmF gene encoding 50S ribosomal protein L32 translates to MPNPKRRGSKSRRDKRRTHKKLSQPAVSICPQCKATKRPHAVCPTCGTYKGREVIAKSED, encoded by the coding sequence ATGCCGAATCCGAAACGACGCGGATCGAAGAGCCGCCGGGACAAGCGGCGCACGCACAAGAAGCTGTCCCAGCCGGCGGTGAGCATCTGCCCGCAGTGCAAGGCGACCAAGCGCCCCCATGCCGTCTGCCCGACGTGCGGGACCTACAAGGGTCGGGAAGTCATCGCAAAATCCGAAGACTGA
- the plsX gene encoding phosphate acyltransferase PlsX: MKIAVDAMGGDHAPREVVRGAVESARSNGLSLILVGQEERIRAELRGIDVSGADIEVLHASEVVEMCDVPAIALRKKRNSSIRVGLRLVADGKASSFVSAGNSGAVMAGGFLILKKIHGVDRPAIAATIPTPHGPVVLVDAGANVESKPAHLLQFGYMGEAYSRMVLGIPRPRVGVLSIGAEDTKGTDLTRDTCELFRRTGLNFVGNVEGRDFFAGKADVFVCDGFVGNVAIKTMEGMATALGQFLKEEIRKSLMAKVGALLAERALRGVKDRLDYEEYGGAPLLGVRGGIFICHGASSERAIKNGIRAAGTLARCAVDVEIARSIASRGHAALVAPASK, from the coding sequence ATGAAAATCGCCGTCGATGCGATGGGGGGAGACCACGCACCGCGCGAGGTCGTGCGCGGGGCGGTGGAGTCGGCCCGTTCCAACGGCCTCTCCCTGATCCTGGTCGGCCAGGAGGAGCGGATCCGCGCGGAGTTGCGCGGGATCGACGTTTCCGGCGCCGACATCGAGGTGCTGCACGCCTCCGAAGTCGTGGAGATGTGCGACGTCCCCGCCATCGCTCTCCGGAAGAAACGGAATTCGTCGATCCGCGTCGGGCTTCGACTCGTCGCCGACGGGAAGGCGTCCTCCTTCGTGAGCGCGGGAAACTCCGGCGCGGTGATGGCGGGGGGATTCCTGATCCTCAAGAAGATCCACGGGGTGGACCGCCCCGCGATCGCGGCGACCATCCCCACGCCCCACGGCCCGGTGGTCCTCGTCGACGCCGGCGCGAACGTCGAGTCCAAGCCCGCCCACCTGCTGCAGTTCGGGTACATGGGCGAGGCGTACTCCCGGATGGTCCTGGGGATCCCGCGGCCGCGCGTCGGCGTCCTCAGCATCGGCGCGGAGGATACGAAGGGGACGGACCTCACGCGGGATACGTGCGAGCTCTTCCGCCGCACGGGGCTGAATTTCGTCGGGAACGTCGAGGGCCGGGACTTCTTCGCCGGGAAGGCCGATGTCTTCGTCTGCGACGGGTTCGTCGGGAACGTCGCGATCAAGACGATGGAGGGGATGGCGACGGCCCTCGGCCAGTTCCTGAAAGAGGAGATCCGCAAGTCCCTCATGGCGAAGGTGGGCGCCCTGCTCGCGGAGCGCGCGCTGCGGGGGGTGAAGGACCGGCTGGACTACGAGGAGTACGGCGGCGCCCCGCTCCTGGGGGTGCGGGGAGGGATCTTCATCTGTCACGGGGCGTCCAGCGAGCGGGCGATCAAGAACGGGATCCGGGCCGCCGGCACCCTGGCGCGCTGCGCGGTGGACGTCGAGATCGCCCGGTCCATCGCGTCGCGGGGACACGCGGCTTTGGTCGCGCCGGCATCGAAGTAA
- a CDS encoding ketoacyl-ACP synthase III has protein sequence MYAPPKVLTNLDLEKIVDTNDAWITERTGIKVRHIAEPRTANSDLCVEAARMALDDAGVDPAELDIVIVGTLTPDMPFPSTGCFLQAKIGATNAYGMDLSAACSGFVYSLSVADALIRAGRGKKALVVGSEILSTVVDYTDRSTCILFGDGAGAVVLSECPEGEGVLSCHLHSDGNLWNLIQCPGGGTVHPYSPEMVEQRLGFIQMAGNETFKHAVLRMVDVSREALDRNGVTIDDVKLFIPHQANLRIIQVVGKRLGISEERVFVDLDQYGNTSAASIPIALAEAKAQGRFAAGDLVLVVAFGGGLTWGSALMRM, from the coding sequence ATGTACGCCCCGCCGAAAGTGTTGACCAATCTCGACCTCGAAAAGATCGTCGACACGAACGACGCGTGGATCACGGAGCGCACCGGGATCAAGGTCCGCCACATCGCGGAGCCGCGGACGGCGAATTCCGACCTTTGCGTCGAGGCCGCGCGGATGGCGCTCGATGACGCGGGCGTCGACCCGGCGGAACTCGACATCGTGATCGTCGGGACGCTGACGCCGGACATGCCGTTCCCCTCCACCGGGTGCTTCCTCCAGGCGAAGATCGGGGCGACCAACGCCTACGGCATGGACCTCTCCGCCGCCTGTTCGGGGTTCGTCTACTCCCTGTCGGTGGCCGACGCGCTGATCCGGGCGGGCCGGGGGAAGAAGGCCCTGGTGGTCGGTTCCGAGATCCTGTCCACCGTGGTCGATTACACCGACCGGTCCACCTGCATCCTTTTCGGCGACGGCGCGGGGGCGGTCGTTCTCTCCGAATGCCCGGAAGGGGAGGGGGTCCTCAGCTGCCACCTGCACTCCGACGGCAACCTCTGGAACCTGATCCAATGCCCGGGGGGCGGCACGGTGCACCCGTACTCCCCCGAGATGGTGGAGCAGCGCCTCGGCTTCATCCAGATGGCGGGGAACGAGACGTTCAAGCACGCCGTTCTCCGCATGGTCGACGTTTCCCGCGAGGCGCTGGACCGGAACGGGGTCACCATCGACGACGTGAAGCTGTTCATCCCGCACCAGGCGAACCTGCGCATCATCCAGGTCGTCGGGAAGCGGCTCGGGATCTCCGAGGAGCGCGTCTTCGTCGACCTCGACCAGTACGGGAACACCTCCGCCGCCTCCATCCCGATCGCGCTCGCGGAAGCCAAGGCGCAGGGACGGTTCGCCGCCGGGGACCTCGTGCTCGTCGTCGCCTTCGGGGGGGGGCTCACCTGGGGCTCCGCCCTGATGCGGATGTAA
- the fabD gene encoding ACP S-malonyltransferase yields the protein MGIGLLFPGQASQFPGMGKDLHDAYPAARRTFEEASEALSLDMAALCFLGTEEELRMTENTQPAIFTVSVAAFRVLAAETGVRPACAAGHSLGEFSALVAAGALPLGEAVRVLRSRGRYMQEAVPVGEGAMAAILGLSPSQVGEACRAGAALGVVSPANFNGGGQVVISGEAKAVAAACDAAKAAGAKRALPLAVSAPFHCALMRPAADRLAPELRAIPQGPFAFPVVANVTAAPYGAGDVVADLLIRQITAPVRWEESVRTMRAAGADAFLEVGPGKVLSGLLRRIEKDAATASFCGPADLDGARGLTG from the coding sequence ATGGGGATCGGGCTCCTCTTTCCGGGGCAGGCGTCGCAGTTCCCGGGGATGGGAAAGGATCTTCACGACGCGTACCCGGCCGCCCGGCGGACCTTCGAGGAGGCGTCCGAGGCGTTGTCGCTGGACATGGCGGCCCTCTGTTTTCTCGGGACCGAGGAAGAGCTCCGGATGACGGAGAACACGCAGCCGGCGATCTTCACCGTGAGCGTGGCGGCCTTCCGGGTCCTCGCGGCGGAAACCGGCGTCCGGCCCGCCTGCGCGGCGGGCCACTCCCTCGGGGAATTTTCCGCGCTCGTCGCGGCCGGGGCCCTCCCCCTGGGGGAGGCGGTCCGGGTCCTCCGGTCGCGCGGGAGATACATGCAGGAAGCCGTCCCGGTGGGGGAGGGCGCGATGGCGGCGATCCTCGGGCTTTCCCCTTCCCAGGTCGGGGAGGCGTGCCGGGCGGGCGCGGCCCTGGGCGTCGTCTCGCCGGCGAACTTCAACGGCGGCGGCCAGGTCGTGATCTCGGGGGAGGCGAAGGCGGTGGCGGCGGCGTGCGACGCGGCGAAGGCGGCCGGGGCGAAGCGGGCCCTTCCGCTCGCCGTGAGCGCCCCGTTCCATTGCGCCTTGATGCGTCCCGCGGCGGACCGGCTCGCGCCCGAGCTGCGGGCGATCCCGCAGGGGCCGTTCGCGTTCCCGGTGGTGGCGAACGTCACCGCGGCCCCGTACGGGGCGGGCGACGTCGTCGCCGACCTGCTGATCCGCCAGATCACCGCTCCCGTGCGCTGGGAGGAATCGGTCAGGACGATGCGGGCCGCGGGGGCCGACGCGTTCCTCGAGGTGGGGCCGGGGAAGGTCCTCTCGGGGCTCCTCCGCCGGATCGAAAAGGACGCGGCGACGGCGTCCTTCTGCGGTCCGGCCGATCTCGACGGGGCGCGGGGGTTGACCGGCTGA